In one window of Panthera uncia isolate 11264 chromosome F2, Puncia_PCG_1.0, whole genome shotgun sequence DNA:
- the LOC125924526 gene encoding LOW QUALITY PROTEIN: uncharacterized protein LOC125924526 (The sequence of the model RefSeq protein was modified relative to this genomic sequence to represent the inferred CDS: substituted 2 bases at 2 genomic stop codons), which translates to MLEEHHPPPLGEADAVLRAGGRNAPVGSPPFTRQRAQREQPASAAYSTIVPLRATEPPDVEGNQPHHYWPFATSDLYNWKAHNPKFSEKPAGLIDLLDSVLFTHQPTWDDCQQLLQVLFTTEERESILNQARKLVPGADGNPTTNQAQIDASFPLTRPQWDFNTAEGKERLRVYRQTLMGGLRMAARKPTNLAKVGNVQQGKDESPPAFLEWIMEAFCTYTPMDPEAPESNAAVIMAFVNQSAIDIRRKLQKIDRLGEKSLQDLLVVAKKVYNNREPPEDKQARAMAAASSKQTRDLARILLATTADFPEERDRRLWQLADDARKGKGTTKGGKQRLQKDQCTYCKEIGHWAXDCPKRAGGKGSKTDRVKVLELDELSDXGSQGSDPLPEPRVTVKVEGTPVDFLVDTGAQHSVLRTPQGKPASKKSWVQGATGMSQYSWTTRRTVDLGTGRVSHSFMVIPECPYPLLRWDLLTKIGAQITFRQGGPQVTDGKGHPIQVLTMKLEDEYLLHQEALPRENNIDRWLQEFPLVWAETGGMGLAAHRTPVLVELKPGESPVRIKQYPMSQEAWKGIQPHIQRLRSLGVLVPCQSAWNTPLLPVKKPHTNDYRPVQDLREVNKRVVDIHPTVPNPYTLLSSLAPSRVWYTVLDLKDAFSLPLAPQSQPLFAFEWHDLEEGYSGQLTWTRLPQGFKNSPTIFDEALHEDLVFTDTFSGWVEAYPAKHGTAQTVAKKLLEDILPRYGFPAMVGSDNGPAFISQVTQAVAKAVGANWKLHCAYRPQSSG; encoded by the coding sequence atgctggaagaacaccatcctccccctctGGGGGAGGCAGACGCTGTTCTGAGAGCGGGAGGCAGAAAcgctccagtgggaagcccgccctttaccagacaaagggctcagagggagcaaccCGCCTCCGCCGCCTACTCCACTATTGTGCCCCTGCGAGCCACCGAACCCCCAGACGtggaggggaatcagccccatcactattggcctttcgccactagtgacctctacaattggaaagctcataatcctaagttttccgagaaaccggcagggcttattgatttattagactctgttctttttacccatcagcccacgtgggatgattgccagcagcttttgcaggtcctgttcacgactgaagaaagagaaagtatccTCAATCAGGCCCGAAAACTAGTTCCGGGCGCagacgggaatcccaccaccaaccaggctcagatagatgcctccttccccttaactcggccccagtgggatttcaacacagcagaaggtaaggagaggctccgggtctaccgccagactctaatggggggtctccgaatggctgctagaaagccaaccaatttggccaaggtaggaaatgtacaacagggaaaagatgaatctccgCCTGCCTTTTTAGAATGGATCATGGAGGCATTCTgtacctatacccccatggatccagaggctccggaaagcaatgcagctgttatcatggcctttgtaaaccaatcggccatagacattaggagaaaattacagaaaatagatagactaggagaaaaaagtctgcaggacttactggtggtagctaaaaaggtatataataaccgggagcctcctgaggacaagcaggctcgcgccatggcggctgccagcagtaagcagactcgagacctggccagaatactactagctaccactgctgacttccCTGAGGAACGAGACCGCCGTCTCTGGCAGCTGGCAGACGacgcaagaaaaggtaaaggaaccaccaagggggggaagcagaggctgcagaaggatcagtgcacatactgcaaggagatagggcattgggccTGAGATTGTCCAAAAAGGGCcggcgggaagggaagcaagactgatcgagtaaaagtcctagagctagatgaactaagtgattaggggagtcagggttcggaccctctccccgaacccagggtaactgttaaagtggaggggacccctgttgacttccttgtcgacaccggagcacaacattcggtcctccgcaccccacaaggaaaaccagctagcaagaagtcctgggtacaaggggcaactggtatgagccagtattcatggactacccgaagaacagtagatttgggaacgggccgggtatcccactcctttatggtaataccagaatgcccctacccgctgttaagatgggacttactgaccaagattggagctcagataactttcagacaaggggggcctcaggtcaccgatggcaagggccaccccatccaggtcctgaccatgaaactggaggatgaatacctcctccaccaggaggcgctcccgagagagaataatatagacagatggctacaagaattccccttggtttgggcagagacaggggggatGGGACTAGCCGCTCACAGGACCccagtcctggtagagctcaagccaggagagagtccggtaaggatcaaacaataccccatgtctcaggaggcctggaaggggatccagccacacatccagagactacgaagcctaggggtactagttccttgccagtctgcctggaacacccccttactgccggtcaaaaagcctcacacaaatgactaccgaccagtacaagacctccgggaagtaaataagagggtcgtggacatacacccaactgttcccaacccatatactctcttgagctccttggcaccctccagggtctggtatactgtactagatttaaaggacgcCTTCAGTCTGCCgttggcaccccagagccaacccttgttCGCCTTTGAGTGGCATGATCtggaggagggctacagtgggcaactcacctggacacggctacctcagggattcaaaaattcacccaccatcttcgacgaggcactacacgaggacctggTATTTACAGataccttctctggctgggtggaggcatacccagCCAAGCATGGAACggctcagacggtggctaagaagctactagaagacatcttacccaggtatggttttcctgccatggtaggatcagacaatggaccagcttttatctcgcaggtaacacaggcagtagccaaggcggtgggggcaaactggaaattacattgtgcttataggccccagagctcaggatag